The nucleotide window CGACGGCTACGTGGCACCGCACTGCGGCTGAGGAAGTTCCCCGCGCCCCTCGACAGGGGCGCGGGAACGGTCAACACCCCCGCGGCGATAATCGTCGAGTGAGCGACACCATGAAGGACCAGAAGGACCAGAAGGACCAGAAGGACCAGAAGGACCAGAAGAGCCGGAAAGACCGGAAGGGCGACGAACCCGGCGCCACGGCCACCCCCAAGGGCCCCCGCCCCGAAGAGATCCGCTTCTTCGGGACGACCTGGCTGAACCGCGACGGCAACTACCCGACCCGCCGCGCGGCCGTCTCCGCCGGCTCCCTCGCCGCAGTGGTCGCCTCCTGCCTGGTGCTGCGCCTCGCCTACGAGGGTCTGCAGATCGCGGCCGTGGGCGACTTCGTCATGCTGATG belongs to Streptomyces graminofaciens and includes:
- a CDS encoding EamA/RhaT family transporter codes for the protein MSDTMKDQKDQKDQKDQKDQKSRKDRKGDEPGATATPKGPRPEEIRFFGTTWLNRDGNYPTRRAAVSAGSLAAVVASCLVLRLAYEGLQIAAVGDFVMLMVVIMFTICGALAFTHTWGSFTKRPDPARQSSLRGLLTIGFLGSLTAYFLRSLKEAPGESLHRAEHEKATEEYTRRTAKRTGNPAKRRRT